In Nocardioides dokdonensis FR1436, the following are encoded in one genomic region:
- a CDS encoding CDP-alcohol phosphatidyltransferase family protein, translated as MVDDVGRSTRVWTLPNLLSAVRLAGVPVFLWLVLGPEADAWALALLVVSGITDFLDGWLARRWGQTSALGQILDPVADRLYILAVVVGLALRDVIPWWMAVSLPLRDALMWGLVPLLRTRGYSSLPVHFLGKAATFNLLYAFPLLLLGDGDGAVATLAEVFGWSFALWGIGLYWWAGVLYAWQVRRLLATTERRSVSHA; from the coding sequence GTGGTGGACGACGTTGGGCGCAGCACGAGGGTGTGGACGCTCCCCAACCTGCTCAGCGCGGTGCGGCTCGCCGGGGTCCCGGTGTTCCTGTGGCTGGTGCTGGGTCCCGAGGCGGACGCCTGGGCGCTCGCGCTGCTCGTGGTCTCGGGCATCACCGACTTCCTCGACGGTTGGCTCGCCCGGCGCTGGGGCCAGACCTCCGCGCTCGGCCAGATCCTCGACCCGGTCGCCGACCGCCTCTACATCCTGGCCGTCGTCGTCGGGCTGGCGCTGCGCGACGTCATCCCGTGGTGGATGGCGGTGTCGCTGCCCCTGCGCGACGCCCTGATGTGGGGTCTGGTCCCGCTGCTGCGCACCCGGGGCTACAGCTCGCTGCCGGTGCACTTCCTGGGCAAGGCCGCGACCTTCAACCTGCTCTACGCCTTCCCGCTGCTGCTCCTGGGTGACGGCGACGGCGCCGTGGCCACCCTCGCCGAGGTGTTCGGCTGGTCGTTCGCGCTGTGGGGCATCGGGCTCTACTGGTGGGCCGGAGTGCTCTACGCCTGGCAGGTGAGGCGTCTGCTGGCCACCACCGAGCGGCGGAGCGTCTCCCATGCCTGA
- a CDS encoding small basic family protein — MIAALGLLVGIVLGLVLQPDVPASLEYYLPIAVVAALDAVFGGLRAYLDGIFDDKVFVISFVSNVVIAAAIVFLGDKLGVGNQLSTGVVVVLGIRIFSNAAAIRRHLFHA; from the coding sequence ATGATCGCTGCCCTCGGCCTGCTCGTGGGCATCGTCCTGGGGCTGGTGCTGCAGCCCGACGTGCCGGCGTCGCTGGAGTACTACCTGCCCATCGCCGTGGTGGCCGCGCTCGACGCGGTCTTCGGCGGGCTCCGGGCCTACCTCGACGGCATCTTCGACGACAAGGTCTTCGTGATCTCCTTCGTCAGCAACGTCGTGATCGCAGCCGCCATCGTCTTCCTCGGCGACAAGTTGGGCGTGGGCAACCAGCTCTCGACCGGTGTCGTGGTGGTGCTCGGCATCCGGATCTTCTCCAACGCCGCCGCCATCCGGCGCCACCTCTTCCATGCCTGA
- a CDS encoding MerR family transcriptional regulator: protein MNEHEQELQASREAAAAAEAADEQGLLFTDDVSPLPSDTGYRGPTACSAAGITYRQLDYWARTGLVEPTVRGAKGSGSQRLYSFRDILILKVIKRLLDAGISLQQIRAAVQHLHERGTDDLTRVTLMSDGASVYECTSNDEVIDLLQGGQGVFGIAIGGVWREIEGTLAELPSERTSDAAATTGASDELAARRAARNAG from the coding sequence GTGAACGAGCACGAGCAGGAGCTGCAGGCGAGCCGCGAGGCCGCCGCTGCGGCCGAGGCCGCCGATGAGCAGGGACTCCTCTTCACCGACGACGTCTCGCCGCTTCCCAGCGACACCGGCTACCGCGGTCCCACCGCGTGCAGCGCCGCCGGCATCACCTACCGCCAGCTGGACTACTGGGCTCGCACCGGCCTGGTCGAGCCCACCGTGCGGGGTGCCAAGGGGTCCGGTTCGCAGCGGCTCTACTCCTTCCGCGACATCCTGATCCTCAAGGTCATCAAGCGGCTGCTCGACGCCGGCATCTCGTTGCAGCAGATCCGCGCCGCGGTCCAGCACCTGCACGAGCGCGGCACCGACGACCTGACGCGAGTGACGTTGATGAGCGACGGCGCCTCCGTCTACGAGTGCACCAGCAACGACGAGGTCATCGACCTGCTCCAGGGTGGCCAGGGCGTCTTCGGCATCGCCATCGGCGGTGTGTGGCGCGAGATCGAGGGCACCCTCGCCGAGCTGCCCAGCGAGCGCACCTCGGACGCCGCTGCCACGACCGGTGCCTCGGACGAGCTCGCCGCACGTCGCGCCGCGCGCAACGCCGGCTGA
- a CDS encoding FHA domain-containing protein produces the protein MPFCTACGNKNPDDARFCAQCGTRLVSADPSAPGEGPGESTATISIGMTASGTGEGSRVETSDRKLTAVDAAAVDALPSGHALLVVQKGPGSGSRFLLDSDVVTAGRHPDSEIFLDDVTVSRRHAEFHRTGASFSVGDAGSLNGTYVNRDRIDRVQLSDGDEVQIGKYRLVFFSGHEGS, from the coding sequence ATGCCGTTCTGCACCGCGTGTGGCAACAAGAACCCTGACGACGCCCGGTTCTGCGCCCAGTGCGGCACCCGCCTGGTGAGCGCGGACCCCTCGGCCCCGGGCGAGGGCCCGGGGGAGTCGACCGCGACGATCTCGATCGGGATGACCGCCTCCGGCACCGGCGAGGGCAGTCGGGTCGAGACCTCCGACCGCAAGCTCACCGCCGTGGATGCAGCGGCGGTCGACGCCCTTCCCTCGGGGCACGCGCTCCTGGTGGTGCAGAAGGGCCCCGGCTCGGGAAGCCGCTTCCTCCTCGACTCCGACGTGGTGACCGCCGGCCGGCACCCCGACAGCGAGATCTTCCTCGACGACGTGACCGTCTCCCGCCGCCACGCGGAGTTCCACCGCACCGGCGCGAGCTTCAGCGTCGGCGACGCGGGCAGCCTCAACGGCACCTACGTCAACCGCGACCGCATCGACCGGGTGCAGCTCAGCGACGGCGACGAGGTCCAGATCGGCAAGTACCGACTCGTCTTCTTCTCGGGGCACGAGGGCAGCTGA
- a CDS encoding DUF881 domain-containing protein: MAPEQLPARVTMPLLTLITQQSLDEDYLHVAERRGRGQLPSSRTRPHRTAAVVVAVFGILVTTAAVQTAQDADENRASRNTLVSRVQDRRATVSQLQDRIVELREEDQLATEDLARLTDTALDAQARLRRLQVSTGYLPLQGEGVRLTLENPEAGANEIRDIDLQKAANGLWLAGAEAIAINGQRLTAVSAIRNSGVVVNVNSVPISAPYVVTAIGDSRTLLARFQETASGSGLINVAQALGFSYRQETAPSVKIPAARRRTLLSAEELSREPRAETEEGTP, encoded by the coding sequence GTGGCTCCCGAGCAGCTGCCCGCCCGGGTCACGATGCCCCTGCTCACGCTCATCACCCAGCAGTCCTTGGACGAGGACTACCTGCACGTCGCCGAACGGCGCGGGCGTGGTCAGCTGCCCTCCTCGCGCACCCGGCCGCACCGCACCGCCGCGGTCGTGGTGGCCGTGTTCGGCATCCTGGTGACCACGGCGGCCGTGCAGACCGCGCAGGACGCCGACGAGAACCGCGCCAGCCGCAACACCCTGGTCTCGCGGGTCCAGGACCGACGGGCGACCGTCTCGCAGCTGCAGGACCGCATCGTCGAGCTGCGGGAGGAGGACCAGCTGGCCACCGAGGACCTCGCCCGCCTCACCGACACCGCCCTCGACGCACAGGCCCGCCTACGCCGCCTCCAGGTCAGCACCGGCTACCTGCCGCTGCAGGGCGAGGGCGTGCGCCTGACCCTGGAGAACCCCGAGGCCGGGGCGAACGAGATCCGTGACATCGACCTGCAGAAGGCCGCCAACGGGCTCTGGCTCGCCGGGGCCGAGGCGATCGCCATCAACGGCCAGCGCCTGACCGCGGTCAGCGCCATCCGCAACTCCGGCGTCGTGGTCAACGTCAACTCGGTGCCGATCAGCGCGCCGTACGTCGTGACGGCGATCGGCGACAGCCGGACGCTGCTGGCCCGGTTCCAGGAGACCGCCAGCGGCAGCGGCCTGATCAACGTGGCCCAGGCGCTGGGCTTCTCCTACCGGCAGGAGACGGCCCCCTCCGTGAAGATCCCCGCGGCCCGACGTCGTACGCTCCTGTCCGCCGAAGAACTGTCGCGCGAGCCACGCGCCGAGACCGAGGAGGGGACGCCATGA
- a CDS encoding hemolysin family protein: MSDLTGVLVAIGLLALNAFFVGAEFALISARRSQIEPRAQAGSRVARTTLHAMENVSLMMAGAQLGITICSVGLGAVGEPAVAHLIEPLFASAGVPEALLHPVAFMIALAVVVFLHVVLGEMVPKNIAIAGPERSALVLGPPMLFVVTILKPVIVALNAIANRTLRLVGVEPKDEISSAFTREEVAALVEESRGEGLIEADEYDRLAGALGFTEKDVTSVLMPPDTLTTVRRGSTPADVEALCAATGFSRFPVEADGGELVGYLHIKDVLEPDEERRERPIEDKWIRPFAPVTPDDALHAALEQLQRRGAHMARVVTTEGVTLGVATLEDVLEELVGEIRDAAHNDDQPEAGAEAGHGTGRGGAGSVS, translated from the coding sequence ATGAGTGACCTCACCGGGGTGCTGGTGGCCATCGGGCTGCTGGCGCTGAACGCCTTCTTCGTGGGTGCGGAGTTCGCCCTGATCTCCGCCCGCCGCAGCCAGATCGAGCCGAGGGCCCAGGCCGGTTCCCGGGTGGCGCGCACGACGCTGCACGCCATGGAGAACGTGTCGTTGATGATGGCCGGCGCCCAGCTGGGCATCACCATCTGCTCCGTCGGCCTCGGTGCCGTCGGCGAGCCCGCGGTGGCCCACCTGATCGAGCCGCTCTTCGCGAGCGCGGGGGTGCCCGAGGCGCTCCTGCACCCGGTCGCGTTCATGATCGCCCTGGCCGTCGTGGTGTTCCTGCACGTCGTCCTGGGCGAGATGGTGCCCAAGAACATCGCGATCGCCGGCCCCGAGCGCTCCGCGCTCGTGCTCGGCCCGCCGATGCTCTTCGTGGTCACCATCTTGAAGCCGGTGATCGTGGCGCTCAACGCCATCGCCAACCGGACCCTGCGCCTGGTGGGCGTCGAGCCCAAGGACGAGATCAGCTCGGCCTTCACCCGCGAGGAGGTCGCGGCCCTGGTCGAGGAGTCGCGCGGCGAGGGTCTGATCGAGGCCGACGAGTACGACCGGCTCGCCGGCGCGCTCGGGTTCACCGAGAAGGACGTCACCTCGGTCCTGATGCCCCCCGACACCCTGACGACCGTGCGGCGGGGCTCCACCCCGGCCGACGTCGAGGCGCTGTGCGCCGCCACCGGCTTCAGCCGGTTCCCGGTCGAGGCCGACGGCGGCGAGCTCGTGGGCTACCTGCACATCAAGGACGTCCTGGAGCCGGACGAGGAGCGCCGCGAGCGCCCCATCGAGGACAAGTGGATCCGTCCCTTCGCGCCGGTCACCCCGGACGACGCGCTGCACGCCGCGCTCGAGCAGCTGCAGCGGCGTGGGGCCCACATGGCCCGGGTGGTCACCACCGAGGGCGTCACCCTCGGCGTGGCGACCCTCGAGGACGTCCTCGAGGAGCTCGTGGGGGAGATCCGCGACGCCGCCCACAACGACGACCAGCCCGAGGCCGGCGCCGAGGCCGGGCACGGGACCGGTCGCGGGGGCGCGGGCTCCGTGTCCTGA
- a CDS encoding DUF881 domain-containing protein: MPDERPDHGPDAGRSGPTPETGRTRLLRALRTPSRNQLVVAVLLALVAFAAVVQVRATEIADDYAGYRDEDLIAVLDGLAGTSQRARAEIERLETTRDQLASDTADQRTALQQAQSEADTLAILAGLVPVRGPGVRITITEVTSPINADTVVDMVQSLRVAGAEAIQVNGQVRLVAQSAFTDVVGGLEVDGVSLTGPYVFDVIGPPSALSNAMTILDGPRLDLQDEGAEVEITELASVDIEVVADPLEPDFAQPQDAQ, encoded by the coding sequence ATGCCTGACGAGCGCCCCGACCACGGACCCGACGCCGGTAGGTCGGGTCCGACCCCGGAGACCGGCCGCACGCGGCTGCTGCGGGCCCTGCGCACCCCGAGCCGCAACCAGCTGGTCGTGGCGGTGCTGCTGGCACTGGTCGCCTTCGCCGCGGTGGTGCAGGTGCGCGCGACCGAGATCGCCGACGACTACGCCGGCTACCGCGACGAGGACCTGATCGCGGTCCTCGACGGTCTCGCCGGCACCAGCCAGCGCGCCCGGGCGGAGATCGAGCGCCTCGAGACGACCCGGGACCAGCTCGCCTCCGACACCGCCGACCAGCGCACCGCCCTGCAGCAGGCCCAGTCCGAGGCCGACACGCTCGCGATCCTCGCCGGGCTGGTGCCGGTGCGCGGACCAGGGGTGCGGATCACCATCACCGAGGTCACCTCCCCGATCAACGCCGACACGGTCGTCGACATGGTGCAGAGCCTGCGGGTCGCCGGCGCCGAGGCGATCCAGGTCAACGGGCAGGTGCGGCTGGTCGCCCAGAGCGCCTTCACCGACGTGGTCGGCGGCCTCGAGGTCGACGGGGTGAGCCTCACCGGGCCGTACGTGTTCGACGTCATCGGCCCCCCGTCGGCGCTCAGCAACGCCATGACCATCCTCGACGGCCCCCGCCTGGATCTCCAGGACGAGGGCGCGGAGGTCGAGATCACCGAGCTGGCCTCCGTCGACATCGAGGTGGTCGCCGATCCCCTCGAACCCGACTTCGCACAACCCCAGGACGCCCAGTAG
- a CDS encoding spermidine synthase — translation MSGPHVEIVPGDRPNAWLVLIDGREQSLVDLDDPQHLGFDYVRRIADVVDHQAPARVPLRVLHIGGAGLTLPRYVAATRPGSWQVVLEPDATLTARVREELPLPRRSGVRVREQDGRVGLAALRDDAVDLVVVDAFDEGRVPAELMTTEAAAEAARVLAPGGLLVVNVSDQAPFPVVRDLLAAVRQRLPHVLVSAEPATLRARRPGNLLVVAGHESVPRAGLSARARSAAAPYKVLDDVAVASSFGGGRPRTDAGLSPGATSRWRVVTGAGADG, via the coding sequence ATGAGCGGGCCGCACGTGGAGATCGTGCCCGGGGATCGGCCGAACGCCTGGCTCGTCCTCATCGACGGGCGCGAGCAGTCGCTGGTGGACCTCGACGACCCGCAGCACCTCGGGTTCGACTACGTGCGGCGCATCGCCGACGTCGTGGACCACCAGGCTCCGGCACGGGTCCCGCTGCGGGTGCTCCACATCGGTGGCGCCGGCCTGACCCTGCCCCGGTACGTCGCCGCGACCCGGCCGGGGTCGTGGCAGGTGGTGCTCGAACCGGACGCCACCCTGACCGCGCGGGTGCGCGAGGAGCTGCCGCTGCCCCGACGCAGCGGCGTGCGGGTGCGGGAGCAGGACGGGCGGGTCGGGCTGGCTGCGCTGCGCGACGACGCGGTCGACCTCGTGGTCGTCGACGCCTTCGACGAGGGCCGGGTGCCGGCCGAGCTGATGACCACCGAGGCGGCAGCGGAGGCGGCGCGGGTGCTCGCGCCGGGGGGACTCCTCGTGGTCAACGTCAGCGACCAGGCGCCCTTCCCGGTGGTGCGTGACCTGCTCGCCGCGGTGCGCCAGCGCCTGCCCCACGTGCTGGTCAGCGCCGAGCCGGCGACGCTGCGAGCGCGGCGTCCCGGCAACCTCCTGGTGGTCGCGGGGCACGAGTCGGTGCCTCGTGCGGGCCTCAGCGCCCGCGCTCGCAGCGCCGCGGCGCCGTACAAGGTGCTCGACGACGTCGCCGTCGCGAGCTCGTTCGGTGGTGGCCGCCCGCGCACCGACGCGGGGCTGTCACCGGGCGCGACCTCGCGGTGGCGGGTGGTGACGGGCGCGGGCGCGGACGGCTGA
- a CDS encoding bifunctional alpha/beta hydrolase/OsmC family protein, whose product MTRSEKFTFTGSDGHDLAGRLDLPEGEPRAVALFAHCFTCSKDVVAASRISRGLVERGYGVLRFDFTGLGGSDGEFANTSFTSNVDDLVAAAAALETRHRAPQLLVGHSLGGAAVIAAASRLPAVTAVATIGAPFDPGHVLGLFDEDARARIERDGAAEVVLAGRTFTIGAQLLEDVSAQRLGPVLGDLKRALLVLHSPIDQQVGVDNARQIYDAARHPKSFVTLDDADHLLTRPRDAEYVADLLSVWAARYLPEPAPATAEEPDEPGGTVLVEETAGGWLAQSVQAGRHTWRADEPVGVGDDTGPTPYDLLLSALGACTSMTLRMYARRKKLALEHVSVRLTHRRNHPDDCAAVGREGEDPCRVEGIHRVITLVGDLDDDARRRLLEIADRCPVHRTITEGLTITSVLAEQAQLGRSQPMD is encoded by the coding sequence ATGACCAGGTCCGAGAAGTTCACCTTCACCGGCTCCGACGGCCACGACCTCGCGGGACGCCTGGACCTGCCCGAGGGGGAGCCGCGGGCGGTGGCGCTCTTCGCGCACTGCTTCACCTGCTCGAAGGACGTCGTGGCGGCCTCGCGGATCAGCCGTGGCCTCGTCGAGCGCGGCTACGGGGTGCTGCGGTTCGACTTCACCGGGCTCGGTGGCAGCGACGGCGAGTTCGCCAACACCAGCTTCACCTCCAACGTCGACGACCTCGTCGCGGCCGCGGCTGCGCTGGAGACCCGCCACCGTGCACCGCAGCTGCTGGTCGGGCACAGCCTGGGCGGCGCGGCGGTGATCGCCGCGGCGTCGCGCCTGCCCGCCGTGACTGCGGTCGCCACGATCGGGGCGCCGTTCGACCCGGGGCACGTGCTGGGTCTCTTCGACGAGGACGCCCGCGCCCGCATCGAGCGGGACGGTGCCGCCGAGGTGGTGCTGGCCGGCCGCACGTTCACGATCGGCGCGCAGCTGCTCGAGGACGTCTCGGCGCAGCGTCTCGGGCCGGTGCTCGGAGACCTGAAGCGGGCCCTGCTGGTCCTGCACTCGCCGATCGACCAGCAGGTCGGGGTCGACAACGCCCGGCAGATCTACGACGCGGCCCGGCACCCCAAGAGCTTCGTCACCCTGGACGACGCCGACCACCTGCTGACCCGCCCACGCGACGCGGAGTACGTCGCCGACCTGCTGTCGGTGTGGGCCGCGCGCTACCTGCCCGAGCCGGCGCCCGCGACCGCCGAGGAGCCCGACGAGCCCGGCGGCACCGTGCTGGTCGAGGAGACCGCGGGTGGCTGGCTCGCCCAGTCGGTGCAGGCCGGTCGGCACACCTGGCGTGCCGACGAGCCCGTCGGGGTGGGCGACGACACGGGGCCGACGCCGTACGACCTGCTGCTCTCGGCGCTCGGGGCGTGCACCTCGATGACGCTGCGGATGTACGCCCGTCGCAAGAAGCTCGCGCTGGAGCACGTGTCGGTGCGCCTGACCCACCGCCGCAACCATCCCGACGACTGCGCCGCGGTCGGTCGCGAGGGCGAGGACCCGTGCCGGGTCGAGGGGATCCACCGGGTCATCACCCTGGTCGGCGACCTCGATGACGACGCCCGGCGGCGGCTGCTGGAGATCGCCGACCGCTGCCCGGTGCACCGGACCATCACCGAGGGCCTCACGATCACCTCGGTGCTCGCAGAACAGGCTCAACTCGGGCGAAGTCAACCTATGGACTGA
- the gcvH gene encoding glycine cleavage system protein GcvH, whose protein sequence is MYPADLSYTSEHEWVRSPGEHEGSVRIGITQYAQDALGDIVYVSLPEVGESVEAGSTCGELESTKSVSDIYAPLTGEVVARNESLDATPELVNNDPYGGGWLFEVVPVDASAVDALMDAAAYEASVQG, encoded by the coding sequence ATGTACCCCGCAGACCTGTCCTACACCAGCGAGCACGAGTGGGTGCGCAGCCCCGGTGAGCACGAGGGGTCGGTGCGCATCGGCATCACCCAGTACGCCCAGGACGCGCTCGGCGACATCGTCTACGTGTCCCTGCCCGAGGTGGGCGAGAGCGTGGAGGCCGGCAGCACCTGCGGCGAGCTGGAGTCGACCAAGTCCGTCAGCGACATCTACGCACCTCTCACCGGCGAGGTCGTGGCCCGCAACGAGTCGCTGGACGCGACCCCCGAGCTGGTCAACAACGACCCCTACGGCGGCGGCTGGCTGTTCGAGGTCGTGCCCGTCGACGCCTCGGCCGTCGACGCCCTGATGGACGCCGCGGCCTACGAGGCATCGGTCCAGGGCTGA
- a CDS encoding alpha/beta fold hydrolase: MDESPGRHHEVHRSTAHGDLVLDVREWGPVDGVPVVLLHGFPQSAASWAGVAEHLAGSGLRLLAPDQRGYSPGARPDDVAAYAIEELAGDVLALAEDLDLGRFHLVGHDWGASVAWWLAAHHPDRLLTLTALSVPHLAAFGRALVEDPEQASRSAYLKVFRRPGVAEEQLLADDAAGLRDVYAGRVPIAHVQRDVALMRDGALTPALGWYRAMRDLSGTPDVHVPTTYIWGEEDQAAAPAAARLCGEHVQADYRFVPLPGVSHWSLDEVPEVVAAEIRRRVC, translated from the coding sequence ATGGACGAGTCGCCGGGTCGGCACCACGAGGTGCACCGCTCCACCGCCCACGGGGACCTCGTCCTCGACGTCCGCGAGTGGGGCCCTGTCGACGGTGTGCCCGTCGTGCTGCTGCACGGCTTCCCGCAGAGCGCGGCGAGCTGGGCCGGGGTGGCCGAGCACCTCGCCGGGTCGGGGCTGCGGCTCCTGGCCCCCGACCAGCGCGGCTACTCGCCCGGGGCGCGGCCCGACGACGTCGCGGCGTACGCCATCGAGGAGCTCGCCGGCGACGTGCTGGCCCTGGCCGAGGACCTCGACCTCGGGCGCTTCCACCTGGTGGGCCACGACTGGGGTGCATCGGTGGCCTGGTGGTTGGCCGCCCACCACCCCGACCGGCTGCTCACCCTGACCGCCCTGTCGGTGCCGCACCTCGCGGCGTTCGGACGCGCGCTGGTGGAGGACCCCGAGCAGGCGTCCCGGTCGGCGTACCTCAAGGTCTTCCGCCGTCCCGGCGTCGCCGAGGAGCAGCTGCTCGCCGACGACGCCGCAGGGCTGCGCGACGTGTACGCCGGGCGGGTGCCGATCGCCCACGTGCAGCGTGACGTGGCGCTCATGCGCGATGGGGCGCTCACCCCCGCCCTGGGCTGGTACCGCGCGATGCGGGACCTGTCCGGCACGCCCGACGTGCACGTCCCGACCACCTACATCTGGGGCGAGGAGGACCAGGCGGCGGCCCCGGCGGCGGCCCGGCTGTGCGGGGAGCACGTGCAGGCCGACTACCGCTTCGTCCCGCTGCCCGGCGTCTCGCACTGGAGCCTGGACGAGGTCCCCGAGGTGGTGGCCGCGGAGATCCGGCGCCGGGTGTGCTGA
- a CDS encoding hemolysin family protein, whose product MTATLLLLAALLLVIACGVFVAAEFALVTVDRNKVDQAAADGDAGAIGVQRALRSLSTQLSGAQVGITLTNLGIGFLSEPAIADLIDEPLAALGVPDGAVTPVALAVALTLSTIVTMLFGELVPKNLAIALPLATARATQAPMRFFTRVNKGPIRILNGAANALVRRLGVEPQEELRSARSSAELASLIQRSADEGTLDPDTAELMERSVEFGTRTAGEIMTPRVRTRSLELNDRAAAVIELTRQTGHSRFPVLDDEDIVVGTVHVKNAVALPVHERPTTKVKHLMAKPIVVPDSLRLDPLLQLLREDGFQMAVVLDEYGGHAGIVTLEDVVEEIVGDIADEHDRSGSRARQRRDGSWMISGLLRPDEVEDLTGIELPEDEAYDTVAGLVLQVLGKVPVAGDLAEIPVPDRSDPDEPREQLAVLTVEHMDGLRVDRLTLRLLEGDTTDAEASEHE is encoded by the coding sequence GTGACCGCCACCCTGCTGCTCCTCGCAGCGCTCCTGCTCGTGATCGCGTGCGGCGTCTTCGTCGCCGCCGAGTTCGCGCTCGTCACCGTCGACCGCAACAAGGTCGACCAGGCGGCCGCCGACGGCGACGCGGGCGCGATCGGCGTGCAACGAGCCCTGCGCTCGCTCTCCACCCAGCTCTCCGGCGCCCAGGTGGGCATCACGCTGACCAACCTGGGCATCGGTTTCCTCTCCGAGCCCGCGATCGCCGACCTCATCGACGAGCCGCTGGCCGCACTGGGCGTCCCGGACGGTGCCGTGACGCCGGTGGCGCTCGCCGTGGCGCTGACGCTCAGCACGATCGTGACGATGCTCTTCGGTGAGCTGGTGCCCAAGAACCTCGCGATCGCCCTGCCGCTGGCCACCGCACGGGCGACCCAGGCACCGATGCGGTTCTTCACCCGGGTGAACAAGGGCCCGATCCGGATCCTCAACGGCGCTGCCAACGCCCTGGTCCGCCGCCTGGGCGTCGAGCCGCAGGAGGAGCTGCGCTCGGCGCGCAGCTCCGCCGAGCTGGCGTCGTTGATCCAGCGCTCGGCCGACGAGGGCACGCTCGACCCCGACACCGCGGAGCTGATGGAGCGCTCGGTGGAGTTCGGCACCCGGACCGCGGGCGAGATCATGACGCCCCGGGTGCGTACCCGCTCGCTGGAGCTCAACGACCGCGCGGCGGCCGTCATCGAGCTGACCCGCCAGACCGGGCACTCCCGCTTCCCGGTGCTCGACGACGAGGACATCGTCGTCGGCACGGTGCACGTCAAGAACGCCGTCGCGCTGCCCGTCCACGAGCGCCCCACCACGAAGGTCAAGCACCTCATGGCCAAGCCGATCGTGGTGCCTGACTCGCTCCGCCTCGACCCGCTCCTGCAGCTGCTGCGCGAGGACGGCTTCCAGATGGCGGTGGTCCTCGACGAGTACGGCGGCCACGCCGGCATCGTGACCCTGGAGGACGTCGTCGAGGAGATCGTCGGTGACATCGCCGACGAGCACGACCGATCGGGCTCCCGCGCCCGGCAGCGCCGCGACGGCTCCTGGATGATCTCGGGCCTGCTGCGCCCCGACGAGGTCGAGGACCTCACCGGCATCGAGCTGCCCGAGGACGAGGCGTACGACACCGTCGCCGGGCTCGTGCTGCAGGTGCTCGGCAAGGTCCCGGTCGCCGGCGACCTGGCCGAGATCCCCGTCCCCGACCGGTCCGACCCCGACGAGCCGCGCGAGCAGCTCGCGGTGCTCACCGTCGAGCACATGGACGGCCTGCGCGTGGACCGGCTGACCCTGCGTCTCCTCGAGGGCGACACGACCGACGCGGAGGCGAGCGAGCATGAGTGA